In Lentisphaera araneosa HTCC2155, the genomic window GTGCCCCAAGGCTCACGCCTTGGGCTTTATTTTGTCATGCCTTCAGCATTCGACTAAAGATCTAAAAACACAAATCAATACAGCTAAAATTTAAGCGGTAAGTATGACCACATTAATTAAGTTTTTTAAAGTTTGAATAAATTTTGTAGTGCCTTGCCATCTAAACAGTTTTAGTTAAATATGCTCATAGGTTCCAAAACCTTAAATCAAGCGCCTCAGATTAGCTTGTATTAACTTATTAATTTGGCTGACTTCTTTTTCATCAATTTGATATTCTTTGGCAAGTACCTTGAATTGGTTAACCGCCTAAACAGTTTTAGTTAAATATGCTCATAGGTTCCAAAACCTTAAATCAAGCGCCTCAGATTAGCTTGTATTAACTTATTAATTTGGCTGACTTCTTTTTCATCAATTTGATATTCTTTGGCAAGTACCTTGAATTGGTTAACCGCTTCAGCGACTTCTTCTATTATTGTCTTTGCTTTGCCCAATTTTATTCCAGATATCTTGGCTAAATCTAGAAGCTGTTCTTTGCTAGGGTTTTTACCTTCTCCGCAAAAACTCATACTATGTTCAGCTCCGGGGCCCCTATTAAAGGTTAAATCATATGCTGGTGTTGCTGACCAGTCCTGATTTGTATAAATAAATGAAAAGTTTTTCACGTGATCATCACGATTATTACTGCACAAATTAAAGACTGCTTGTCGAAAAAGCTGTTCTACATCATTTTGCTTTTTTGTCAAGATTCGCGTCAGCTTTAATAGATCTAGATAATCATTCGATGGAATGCGAAAATTTGAATGAATTAGGTTACCAAATGTATGAATGTGAAAGCGTTCACCTGCTTCTCTATCAAAACGTTTGATGCCAAAATAATAGTGATTATCCTCACTCTGAAAAAGTCTTGTTTTAGGCATTATCAAACCAGCTTGTTGCGCCATAGTAGAGTAAACATACTCTATTTTTCCTGAGTCAAGATGCTCATTTGGCGCCACAAACTTAAGTATCCATGCTTGAAAGTCTGATGGTAGAGTGTCCGCCGTAATGATTTCATCCTTTTTTATTCCGGCCAAAACCTTTGGTCGAGCTCCCCCTGGACTACCTCCGTAATGTAATAACTGAGGTAAAACTTCATGAATTGATCCCTGCCAAACTTTTTCCACTTCACTTGCCATGGATTTTAAACTGAGGCTTTCTTGCAAAAACTGCTCTTGATTAGTACAAGGCTCATAAGTTAATGCGCCCATACTTCGTGAACCCAAATAAGCCAAACGATCGAGCACGGAAAGCTTATGTGGATCTAGCCCTTGCTTACGGAAAAAGCGATCCATTAATAGCAAGCCCCAACCATCGGGTAATGAATCATCAAAAAGACCAAAAACAGTAGAAAATTCATGATCTTTAAATTCGTGTAAGCCCGGCTTCGGTGCTAATTTAAATGGTGAAAGCCAAAGGGGGTCCAGGAGAAAGTCACTATCATATTCAAAGTAAATTTTTCTATTGTTCTCTGCCAAAATACCCACGAGTCGCTTATTGCTTAAACTGCTTTGATAATACACCTTAAGCTTTTTCATAAACGCCCTCGTTTTGCTGTCGACTCACGAACTTCCAAATCCTTTAAACTACTCGCTATTGGGGCTTGAAATAGCTGTTCAAAATCTTCTAAATGATCTAATGCAAAAGCAAGCTTGAGTAAAGATTGTAGTGAAATGAGTCCGGTTTTTTCAAAACGGCGTAAAGAAGCTAGGCTTACCCCGGAACGATCGGATAAGGTTTGTTGCTTCCAGCCTAAAGCCAAGCGCTTCTCACGTAGCCTTTCTGCCAAGAGGATGGAAATCTCTTCTGGAGTATTTAAATAATACATAATATATTATTGTTTATTGGTTAAAAAAACATTAATCAATAATATATTAGCACTTATTAGCAGACATGCAAATATTAGAACCAACCCCTATTTCACTCGCATCCAGTCAATTTCAATTTTTGTCCCCGCGGGAGCTTTAAACTCAAGTTTGAGATCTTTAATCGTACCTGCCCAATTTGCGCCCAGGGCAAAATTTAAATCGTTAAATTCATCCGTCCCTGAGACTTTACTTGAGGCGATATTTTCACCATTTGCTGAAAACTGAATTTCTGCTGGTGTATTGGAGCGTATTCTCAAGACTAAATCACCTTGATTGCGACTTGAATCAAGTTTGAGGCCACTGCGCTTGAGTGAAGCTTTTTCCGCGATTAAGTCAAAGTTTAAAAAACCCTGTCGACCAGAAATATTTGTGGTTTTACCATCTGATATCCAGCCCTCATTTTGCCAGCCTCCACAGTCGAATTCAAACATTAATTGCCCATCTTTGGGGTCGCGATTATTATACTGCTCCCAGAGGTCAGAGAGACCATCGCCATCTGAGTCCGTACGCACGCGTTCGTATTCAGCATTGACGCCCTTGAAGCGGCCATTGCCGTTAATCTCTAGTTCAATATCGGGTTCTTGACCTGCACCTAAATCGCCTTTAGCTACCCATGAATTTAGAATCTGACGATGCTCTTTGAGAACTGCTTGGTACTTCGGAAGTTTTGCTAGGTTATTAACTTGGGCTGGATCTAAAGTGATATCATAGAGTTCTTCTGCAGGACGTTCCCCAAAATAGATTTCTGCTAACTTGGGGTCTAGTGTTCCCTTGGCGTATTCACTGCGCATAAATTTGAGATAATCTTTATTGTCGCGGTACTGAGGCTGTAAGAAAACTCGATCCAATTTGTAGTTGCGCGTGTAACGGTATTTGTCTGTACGAATAGTTCTCACTCGATCAATAGTATGATCACAGCGGTCGCGACCTGAGCCAACATAACTTCGAGCCTTAAAATCATCCGCAAAAAGATTTTGTCCCTCAATCCACTCGGGGTAATCAATCCCCGCCCAAGTTAAGCTTGTGGCCGAAACGTCGAGGATTGTTACCAAATCATTGCGTACTGCCTGCTTGGGAACCCATTTTTCTGGTCCAATGATAACGAGTGGTACGTGAAGTCCTGCCTCAGTAGGCATCTGCTTGTGACGAATGAGGTTATTGGCTCCATGATCGGAAAAGTACACCACAATCGTTTTTCCCATGAGTCCATCTTTTTTGAGTTCATCGAGAATACGGCCAATGCGATCATCATCTGAACGAATCGTATCGCAGTGCTGAGCTACGATCTCGCGATACATTTGATTCTGGGGATAATCGGCAGGAACAGTCACTGCTCCGGGATTTGTTTTGCGTTCCCTAGGAAATTTACCGGTGTTAGTTTTGCCACCTTTGAGCTGAATTTGACCAAAAAAAGGTTTTCCTTTTGGCATTTCTCTCCAGGACATTGAAGTCTGTTTACCATTTACTTTTATATATGTACTCGGAGGATAAGTGAAGTTATAATCATCTTTACCCTGATTAAAAGTGGCGTAACCCGCCTCCTTAAAAAGCTGAGGTAGAGTTTTCATTCCTTGAGGAAGAGGTAAAGCCCCCTTCCCTCGACGGGAACGATGTTCATGAGCACCAAAGCGAAATTGATTAGCTCCGACAATCACAGCTGATCGACAAGCAGAACAAACGGGCGCAGGCACATAAGCTCGCTTAAAGATCACTCCTTCACTCGCCATTTTATCTATGACTGGAGTTTCCCCTTTTTGTACTTCATAATCGTAAGCCCCCATCCATGGCGAAGTATCTTCTTGAAACAACCACAGAATATTGGGTTTATCCTCTGCAAAGGCATTTTGATTTAGGAACAAAGTAAAGAGTAAAGTCAATAAAAGTTTATTCATAGCATCTCATCATTTCTTGTCATTGTTATCACTTAAAGACTATTCTCAAGAATCCTTAAGATCTTTCAGGCTTATACAAAAAAACACTCTCAATATAAAAAACTGACATCAGAAGCTCAAAAAAGTCGCTTTAAGCTGATTTTATGCATGAGGAGATTGAGTGATTTTTATTTTCAATTGATTTAATTATGGGGCTCTGCCCCATAAGCGCTAACCAAAATTGACATTTACAAATCTTAAATTATATTGAAATGATATTATTTTCATTAAATAAAGGTTAGTACTTAATATGGATATAGATGGCTTAGTTCGGTCTGATTGGGATTATTTTAAAACATTCCTTCCTGATGGTTGGGATGGTATGATGGCGGAAACTGGAATGCTAAAGTTCGGACGAAAATTTTCAGGCTAAGATGGCCCTTCGAAGCTTCTAAGAACATTACTAATTCATTTGGGTGGGAACCTCTCTTTACGCTCAACATGCGCCTTGGCAAAAGAGGGCAATATTATTGACGTTAGTGATGTAGCATTACTCAAAAGGTTACAAAAATCAAGTGAGTGGTTCAACTGGTGCACTACGCAACTATTGGATAAAATGAAGCCAAGAAACTCACAGGGACTTCCTGAGCAAGAAGAATATAATTTTAGATATGTTGACGGCTCTATTGTCAGAGAACCAGGAGCAACAGGATCCACATGGAGGCTTCACTACTCTATGAATGCAAAAACCTTAGCGCCAGACGAGATTACTATAACGGATCAAAAAAAAGGAGAGTTACTTAAGAATTATTCCGTTAAACCAAATGACGTTTTCATTGGAGACCGTATTTATCCACGCAGAAATGGCATTATTCATGTCCATTCCAATGGAGGCTATATTCTTTGTCGCTTCCCTCCTAGCCTTACCCCTTTACATAACGACAATGGTACGCCTTTTAAACTCTTGTCGAAATTACGGAAATTGAAACTCGGAGATATCGGTGAATACAACGTTGTTATAAAACACAATGAAGGTCAAATAAACGCTCGAGTTTGTACTATGAAAAAAGATCATGAAAGTACTTTAAAAGCTCAAAAAGCGATTCATCGGAAAGCCAGTAAAAACAGTCGCAAAGGAAGCACAAGACCGGAAACTTTAGAGTATGCAGGATATATTTTAATCTTAACTACATTGGCTGAGTCTGTATCACCCGAAAAAATCCTTAATATTTATCGTAGCCGATGGCAAATAGAGCTTCTATTCAAGCGCTTAAAATCAATTATAGGTGCGGCACCCTTATACAAAAAAAAATGATATAGGAATGAGGAGTTGGCTCGCAGGAAAGATTTTAGTAGCAACATTGATTGAGTATATAATTCGCTGCGGCGAAGATTTTTTCCCCTGGGGATACCCCATCAAAAAAACTATCCAAAACTAACAGTGCTAGATCATTATGGCGAGAAAGAGAGTTTTTATATTCCATAGTTTTACAGACTATACTTCCAGCGATATCACTAAGAAAGGTTGTGGTGAATTGGATGAGAATTCGCGAAACACTCAAAGAACCTCCACGTACACGTAAACTGCAAATAGACACAGTACAGAATGATTTAAAAGCTTCTGGTTAGCGCTTATGGGGCTCTGCCCCAAACCCTGCAAGGACTTGCCAGTCCTTGACCAGGCGGATCATTATAAAATCATCTATAAACTCAAGGAAAAGCGCTGACGCGTAGCGACTAGCGTCGGGATTCTTAAGGGTGCTTAGCACCCTTGAGTTGGGCTTGGGACAAAGTCCCAAATAATAAAACTATAATTTAATCCTCCCCCCTGCAAAATCGTGTTTTGATGATAAAATTCATATTTTGCGTAAATTGAATGATTTTTTCGTGATTTGATTCATGCATTTCATCTTTTCAGACCCTAATATTTTCTATATCAAAAAATTAGGCCTCCAATGAAATACCTTATTGTACTATTTTCTTTTATTTGCATTCTTGGCGCAAATGAAAAACCCAACATCATTTTTGTCCTTGTGGATGACATGGGCTACTCTGATCTAGGCTGCTATGGCAGTGAGATCAACACTCCAAACATTGATTCATTGGCAGACAATGGTTTGCGCTATACGCAAATGTATAATACGGCAAAATGCTTTCCTTCGCGGGCTTGCCTCTTGACGGGAATTTATGCTCAACAAAGCGGCATGGATAAAAGGCATGCGAAAATGTTGAATTCCGCAACTCTAGGCGAAGTACTTAAAACAACTGGTTACAGAACTTTTGCATCGGGTAAGCACCATGGCACTGAAAATCTTTTCGATCGTGGCTTTGACCATTACTATGGTTTACGCGATGGTGCTTCGAATATGTGGAACCCCGGAAAACAACGCTCTGGCGAAGCCGCTCCAGGTAACAAGGGGCGTACGCGCTACTGGTGTGATGACGAAAAAACTATTGCTAGCTACACTCCAGAAGATCGTAATTTTCATGTAACTGACGCATTTACCAATAAAGCTCTGGAGTGGATGGATGAAAAA contains:
- a CDS encoding sulfatase family protein, giving the protein MNKLLLTLLFTLFLNQNAFAEDKPNILWLFQEDTSPWMGAYDYEVQKGETPVIDKMASEGVIFKRAYVPAPVCSACRSAVIVGANQFRFGAHEHRSRRGKGALPLPQGMKTLPQLFKEAGYATFNQGKDDYNFTYPPSTYIKVNGKQTSMSWREMPKGKPFFGQIQLKGGKTNTGKFPRERKTNPGAVTVPADYPQNQMYREIVAQHCDTIRSDDDRIGRILDELKKDGLMGKTIVVYFSDHGANNLIRHKQMPTEAGLHVPLVIIGPEKWVPKQAVRNDLVTILDVSATSLTWAGIDYPEWIEGQNLFADDFKARSYVGSGRDRCDHTIDRVRTIRTDKYRYTRNYKLDRVFLQPQYRDNKDYLKFMRSEYAKGTLDPKLAEIYFGERPAEELYDITLDPAQVNNLAKLPKYQAVLKEHRQILNSWVAKGDLGAGQEPDIELEINGNGRFKGVNAEYERVRTDSDGDGLSDLWEQYNNRDPKDGQLMFEFDCGGWQNEGWISDGKTTNISGRQGFLNFDLIAEKASLKRSGLKLDSSRNQGDLVLRIRSNTPAEIQFSANGENIASSKVSGTDEFNDLNFALGANWAGTIKDLKLEFKAPAGTKIEIDWMRVK
- a CDS encoding helix-turn-helix domain-containing protein; this encodes MYYLNTPEEISILLAERLREKRLALGWKQQTLSDRSGVSLASLRRFEKTGLISLQSLLKLAFALDHLEDFEQLFQAPIASSLKDLEVRESTAKRGRL
- a CDS encoding transposase produces the protein MKPRNSQGLPEQEEYNFRYVDGSIVREPGATGSTWRLHYSMNAKTLAPDEITITDQKKGELLKNYSVKPNDVFIGDRIYPRRNGIIHVHSNGGYILCRFPPSLTPLHNDNGTPFKLLSKLRKLKLGDIGEYNVVIKHNEGQINARVCTMKKDHESTLKAQKAIHRKASKNSRKGSTRPETLEYAGYILILTTLAESVSPEKILNIYRSRWQIELLFKRLKSIIGAAPLYKKK
- a CDS encoding type II toxin-antitoxin system HipA family toxin, whose amino-acid sequence is MKKLKVYYQSSLSNKRLVGILAENNRKIYFEYDSDFLLDPLWLSPFKLAPKPGLHEFKDHEFSTVFGLFDDSLPDGWGLLLMDRFFRKQGLDPHKLSVLDRLAYLGSRSMGALTYEPCTNQEQFLQESLSLKSMASEVEKVWQGSIHEVLPQLLHYGGSPGGARPKVLAGIKKDEIITADTLPSDFQAWILKFVAPNEHLDSGKIEYVYSTMAQQAGLIMPKTRLFQSEDNHYYFGIKRFDREAGERFHIHTFGNLIHSNFRIPSNDYLDLLKLTRILTKKQNDVEQLFRQAVFNLCSNNRDDHVKNFSFIYTNQDWSATPAYDLTFNRGPGAEHSMSFCGEGKNPSKEQLLDLAKISGIKLGKAKTIIEEVAEAVNQFKVLAKEYQIDEKEVSQINKLIQANLRRLI